A DNA window from Pseudomonadota bacterium contains the following coding sequences:
- a CDS encoding DUF4112 domain-containing protein — translation MSTSIDRDSEVARGAASLQRLEKLGQLLDTVLPIPGTRFRIGLDGILGFIPGIGDAAGAAISAYLIFEAARLGVPIATLLRMAGNVAIDTVIGAVPVVGDLFDIAWKANLKNLALVRGQVVPAGVPGRSPSQVGRLFMVPVMLALLVLLVLSIAVVALVFRFVFG, via the coding sequence TTGTCTACTTCGATCGATCGTGACAGCGAAGTCGCGCGTGGGGCGGCGTCGCTTCAGAGACTCGAGAAATTGGGCCAGCTACTGGACACCGTCCTGCCTATCCCCGGGACGCGTTTCCGTATTGGGCTGGACGGCATCCTGGGATTCATTCCGGGGATAGGCGACGCCGCGGGCGCAGCGATCTCCGCATATCTAATCTTCGAGGCCGCCCGCCTGGGGGTGCCTATCGCGACGCTGCTGCGCATGGCGGGCAACGTCGCGATTGATACGGTGATCGGCGCGGTCCCGGTTGTGGGAGACCTCTTCGACATTGCTTGGAAGGCCAATCTCAAAAACCTGGCATTAGTGCGCGGCCAGGTGGTACCTGCCGGCGTTCCCGGTCGATCGCCGAGCCAGGTCGGGCGCCTGTTTATGGTGCCGGTGATGCTGGCCCTGCTCGTTCTGCTCGTGCTTTCGATCGCCGTTGTGGCCTTGGTGTTCCGGTTCGTTTTCGGCTGA
- the btuB gene encoding TonB-dependent vitamin B12 receptor, which yields MLFRRLSAVMLPLCCYSLYAAEEPTELDQIIVTATRTAETADETLASVTVITREEIERRQATSVQEALRGVPGLGIANSGGLGKETTVRLRGTESDHVLVLVDGIRIGSATSGTAAFEDIPIGQIDRIEVVRGPRSSLYGSEAIGGVIQIFTRKGGGALKPQFSAGGGSHGTYKIAGGLSGGGDRGWFNLSASRLDTAGFNSCSSTIAQPGGCFTFEPDDDGYTNNAGSARIGYRFENGLEVDAHLLHAEGENEFDQTDDFAPVTFAPLEFFHNRTDFLKQTVGGKLRFSPLERWQVTLAGGRSLDELDSVNNPASTDVFDTQRQSASLQNDITLAPDHLLTVGFDYYKDLLESNLAFTETSRDNKAGFAQYQGVFNDLDWVLGVRHDDNQRFGDETTGNTTLGYSFGPLLHLTAGWGRAFKAPTFNDLYFPGFGDPNLDPERSESVELGANGTVVGVRWSLSGYYTQLDDLIGFISVPLSPEFPFGIRAANVEEARIFGLEAVASTQILGWDIAANLSFIDPEVRGEGPNKGNVLPRRAEQMFRFDLDRRFGRFSVGATVYGEGRRFDDLENTRRLAGYVLVDLRAGVELYKGLFLEGKVGNLLDKEYETADFFNQDDTNLFVTLRYQPDAL from the coding sequence ATGCTATTTCGCCGATTGTCGGCAGTCATGCTGCCGCTTTGTTGTTATTCTTTATACGCAGCGGAGGAACCGACCGAGTTAGATCAAATCATCGTCACCGCGACCCGGACCGCCGAGACGGCCGATGAGACCCTCGCCTCGGTCACCGTCATCACGCGCGAGGAGATCGAGCGCCGCCAGGCGACCTCGGTGCAAGAGGCGCTGCGCGGAGTGCCCGGTTTGGGCATTGCGAACAGCGGCGGCTTGGGAAAGGAAACCACGGTGCGTTTGCGCGGCACCGAATCGGACCATGTCTTGGTCTTGGTGGATGGGATCCGCATCGGCTCGGCCACTTCGGGGACGGCCGCGTTTGAGGATATCCCGATCGGTCAAATCGACCGCATCGAGGTCGTGCGCGGCCCACGGTCAAGCCTCTACGGGTCTGAGGCCATCGGCGGGGTGATCCAGATCTTCACCCGCAAAGGAGGCGGTGCGCTCAAGCCCCAGTTCAGCGCCGGCGGCGGCAGTCACGGGACCTATAAGATTGCGGGTGGACTCTCGGGGGGTGGCGATCGCGGCTGGTTCAATCTGAGTGCGAGCCGGCTCGACACGGCGGGCTTCAACTCTTGCAGCAGCACGATCGCGCAGCCAGGCGGGTGCTTCACCTTCGAGCCCGATGACGACGGTTACACCAATAACGCCGGCAGCGCCCGGATCGGCTATCGCTTCGAGAACGGGCTCGAGGTCGATGCCCACCTGCTACACGCCGAAGGTGAGAATGAGTTCGACCAAACCGACGATTTCGCTCCCGTCACTTTCGCACCTCTAGAGTTCTTCCATAACCGCACGGATTTCCTCAAGCAGACGGTCGGCGGCAAGCTGCGTTTCTCGCCCCTAGAGCGCTGGCAGGTAACACTCGCGGGCGGCAGAAGCCTGGACGAGCTGGACAGCGTGAACAATCCCGCGAGCACGGATGTCTTCGATACCCAGCGCCAGAGCGCCTCGCTGCAGAACGATATCACACTCGCGCCCGATCACCTCTTGACCGTCGGCTTCGATTATTACAAGGATCTGCTCGAAAGCAACCTGGCTTTTACCGAGACTTCGCGCGACAACAAGGCCGGGTTTGCCCAATATCAAGGCGTGTTCAACGATCTCGATTGGGTCTTGGGCGTGCGCCATGACGACAACCAGCGCTTCGGGGACGAGACCACGGGCAACACCACGCTCGGCTATAGCTTCGGCCCGCTGCTGCACCTGACCGCGGGCTGGGGCCGGGCCTTCAAGGCCCCGACTTTCAACGACCTGTACTTCCCCGGATTCGGCGATCCCAACCTCGATCCGGAGCGCTCCGAGAGCGTCGAGCTCGGCGCCAACGGGACTGTGGTAGGGGTGCGCTGGTCGCTCAGCGGCTATTACACTCAGTTGGATGACTTGATCGGATTTATCAGCGTGCCTCTTAGTCCCGAGTTTCCGTTCGGGATCCGTGCAGCCAATGTCGAGGAAGCCAGGATCTTTGGGCTGGAGGCGGTCGCGTCCACGCAAATCTTAGGATGGGACATCGCGGCTAATTTGAGCTTCATCGATCCCGAGGTTCGCGGCGAGGGCCCGAACAAGGGCAACGTCCTGCCCCGCCGGGCCGAACAGATGTTCCGATTCGATCTCGACCGGCGTTTCGGCCGTTTCTCGGTCGGGGCGACGGTCTATGGCGAAGGCCGCCGCTTCGACGACCTCGAAAACACCCGGCGGCTCGCGGGCTACGTGCTCGTGGATCTGCGGGCCGGGGTCGAGCTTTACAAGGGCCTGTTCCTGGAAGGGAAGGTCGGTAACCTGCTCGACAAGGAGTACGAGACCGCGGACTTCTTCAACCAGGATGACACCAACCTTTTCGTAACGCTCCGCTACCAGCCGGATGCACTATAA
- a CDS encoding EAL domain-containing protein, which translates to MVNPTSILIVEDERVIAFHLKHQLEGLGYRVAAVSASGEQAVDKVGQLRPDLVLMDIHLEGALDGIDAAGQIHSNYRIPVVFLTAHAEDETLQRAQASLPFGYLVKPVEARELHATLQMALSRRAAEVEIEVEVKKGKERLQLALDAAELGVWEWEAAGCRITTGARIQGIFGGAPEPIGESWGTFLARVHPEDRAGVQKAMEEAAAFGQSLNLVFRTLRPGGEIGWIEAHAKASKAALPGQVRVVGTTKDITERQETEERLRQAAAVLETTAEGIFLMDREHRIVSINPAFTAITGYGRDDAVGQDPDMLLHARRHSDQFYPRLETTPGGQWQGETYCRHKNGTVLPVWENVSVVRDEEGAVTHYVAALSDISAIRRAEAQLNHLAHHDPLTGLPNRLLFNDRLDHTLARAQRETGCCAILFFDLDGFKVINDTLGHSSGDLLLQTIAARLKGGLRSNDTVARLGGDEFVVILDHIAHPPDAARIASKLLEALAVPVELGGERVAVSASVGLSVYPDNGRDREALLKAADTAMYSAKSQGRSRYCFYTEELATQAAERLNIEQGLRRALATDGLVLHYQPQVALGDGALTGVEALVRWQHPKHGLIMPGRFIAIAEESGVIEPLGRWVLFTACAQAMAFRRTDGLPLRLSVNVSARQLARDHFEDTVREALAESGFPASQLEIEITESTLQLIEHSRRLLEALKALGVSIAIDDFGTGYSSLSVIKHLPIDRLKIDQSFVRDIPGDADDVAIVETIVSLSRTLGLRVLAEGVETEAQLAILRRLGCEEGQGYLFSRPLPELQSLSNGERPWAQMPWS; encoded by the coding sequence ATGGTGAACCCAACGAGCATCCTGATCGTCGAGGACGAGCGGGTCATTGCCTTTCACCTGAAGCACCAGCTCGAGGGGCTGGGCTACCGGGTGGCCGCGGTGAGCGCGAGCGGCGAGCAGGCGGTAGACAAGGTCGGCCAGCTCCGCCCGGACCTCGTGCTCATGGATATCCATCTGGAAGGGGCGCTGGACGGGATCGACGCCGCCGGCCAGATCCACTCCAACTATCGCATCCCGGTGGTGTTCTTGACCGCCCACGCCGAGGACGAAACCTTGCAGCGCGCCCAGGCGAGCCTGCCCTTCGGGTACCTGGTAAAACCCGTCGAGGCGCGCGAGCTGCACGCCACCCTGCAGATGGCGCTGAGCCGGCGCGCGGCCGAGGTCGAGATCGAGGTCGAGGTCAAAAAAGGTAAGGAGCGCTTGCAGCTCGCCCTCGACGCGGCCGAACTCGGGGTCTGGGAGTGGGAGGCCGCCGGCTGCCGGATCACCACCGGGGCGCGTATCCAGGGCATTTTCGGGGGCGCCCCGGAGCCGATCGGCGAGTCATGGGGGACCTTCCTGGCGCGGGTACATCCCGAGGATCGCGCGGGTGTCCAGAAGGCGATGGAAGAGGCGGCGGCGTTCGGACAATCGCTGAACCTCGTGTTCCGAACCCTGCGGCCCGGGGGGGAGATCGGCTGGATCGAGGCCCATGCCAAGGCCTCTAAAGCGGCGCTGCCCGGCCAGGTGCGCGTGGTCGGGACCACGAAGGACATCACGGAGCGGCAGGAGACCGAAGAGCGGCTGCGGCAGGCCGCAGCGGTCTTGGAGACGACGGCCGAGGGGATCTTCCTGATGGATCGCGAGCATCGCATCGTCTCGATCAACCCGGCCTTCACGGCGATCACGGGGTATGGCCGGGACGATGCCGTGGGGCAGGACCCCGATATGCTCCTGCATGCCCGGCGCCATAGCGATCAGTTCTACCCCAGGCTCGAAACCACCCCCGGCGGGCAGTGGCAGGGGGAGACCTATTGCCGGCACAAGAACGGCACGGTCCTCCCGGTCTGGGAGAACGTGAGCGTGGTCCGGGACGAGGAGGGCGCGGTGACCCACTACGTCGCCGCGTTGTCCGACATCAGCGCCATCCGGCGGGCCGAGGCTCAGTTGAATCACCTTGCCCACCACGACCCCCTCACGGGTCTCCCCAACCGCCTGCTCTTCAACGACCGGCTCGACCATACGCTCGCACGGGCGCAGCGGGAGACCGGGTGCTGCGCCATCCTCTTCTTCGACCTCGACGGCTTCAAGGTCATCAATGACACCCTCGGGCATTCGAGCGGCGATCTGCTGCTCCAGACCATCGCCGCCAGGCTCAAGGGGGGCTTGCGTAGCAACGACACGGTGGCCCGGCTCGGGGGGGATGAGTTCGTCGTGATCCTCGACCACATCGCCCACCCCCCGGACGCCGCGCGCATCGCGAGCAAGCTCCTCGAGGCACTGGCCGTGCCCGTGGAGCTCGGGGGGGAGCGGGTCGCCGTTTCCGCGAGCGTGGGTCTCTCCGTCTACCCCGACAACGGCCGCGATCGGGAGGCGCTGCTCAAGGCCGCGGATACGGCCATGTACAGCGCCAAGTCGCAAGGGCGCAGCCGCTACTGTTTCTATACCGAAGAGCTGGCAACGCAGGCGGCCGAACGCCTGAACATCGAGCAGGGGCTGCGGCGCGCGCTCGCTACCGACGGGCTGGTGCTCCACTACCAGCCGCAGGTGGCGCTTGGCGACGGCGCCCTCACCGGGGTCGAGGCGCTAGTACGCTGGCAGCATCCCAAGCACGGCCTGATCATGCCGGGTCGCTTCATCGCGATCGCCGAGGAGAGCGGGGTCATCGAGCCGCTCGGCCGCTGGGTTCTGTTCACGGCCTGCGCGCAGGCCATGGCGTTCCGGCGCACGGACGGGCTGCCGCTCCGTCTCTCCGTCAACGTCTCGGCCCGGCAGCTCGCCCGCGACCACTTCGAAGACACCGTGCGCGAAGCGCTCGCCGAGAGCGGCTTCCCGGCCTCCCAACTGGAGATCGAGATCACCGAGAGCACCTTGCAGCTCATCGAGCACAGCCGGCGCCTCCTCGAAGCGCTGAAGGCCCTGGGGGTCTCGATCGCCATCGATGACTTCGGGACGGGCTATTCCTCGCTCAGCGTCATCAAACACCTGCCCATCGACCGGCTCAAGATCGACCAGTCCTTCGTGCGCGACATCCCGGGCGACGCCGATGACGTGGCAATCGTCGAGACCATCGTCAGCCTGAGCCGGACACTGGGGCTCCGCGTCCTCGCCGAGGGGGTGGAGACCGAGGCCCAGCTTGCCATCCTGCGCCGCCTCGGTTGCGAGGAGGGCCAGGGCTATCTTTTCAGCCGGCCCTTGCCTGAGCTACAAAGCCTCTCGAACGGGGAACGGCCGTGGGCGCAAATGCCGTGGAGCTGA
- a CDS encoding DUF5985 family protein — protein MNSVILGAIAMASMVAALFFLRFWRDTRDRFFLLFATAFAIEGLNRALLGLTVVSQEHEPFFYLVRLFAFGLILVAIVDKNRTGRPR, from the coding sequence ATGAATTCCGTGATATTGGGTGCAATTGCGATGGCTTCGATGGTCGCCGCACTGTTCTTCCTGCGCTTCTGGCGGGATACTCGAGATCGTTTTTTCCTCTTATTCGCCACCGCTTTCGCCATAGAGGGGCTCAACCGAGCGCTATTAGGACTGACCGTGGTGTCACAGGAGCACGAGCCCTTCTTTTATCTGGTACGACTTTTTGCGTTCGGGCTCATCCTGGTGGCCATCGTAGACAAGAATCGCACCGGACGGCCGCGTTGA
- a CDS encoding DUF5985 family protein — MTALLCAWLLLQAYRRSRYRLLLWSGLCFAGLTLNNMLVVLDNALGPAADLHTWRLVVGLLAMLVLLYGLIWDAE; from the coding sequence ATGACAGCGCTCTTATGCGCCTGGTTGCTGCTGCAGGCCTATCGCCGCAGTCGTTACCGATTGTTACTCTGGAGCGGCCTCTGCTTTGCCGGGTTAACGCTAAACAATATGCTGGTTGTCCTCGATAACGCGTTGGGGCCCGCCGCGGACCTACACACCTGGCGGTTAGTCGTGGGGCTCCTCGCGATGCTGGTGTTGCTGTATGGCCTCATCTGGGATGCGGAGTGA
- a CDS encoding response regulator has protein sequence MDNRANILLVDDKPQNLDVLESILDSPAYRLLRAQDANQALGTILAHDIAAVVLDVEMPEMSGLELARIIKSRKKTRHIPILFLTAQFHEDQDILKGYGAGAVDYLTKPVNAQILTSKVAVFADLFRKTQALAAANRALEIEVTERKQAEERMAAALREKETLLKEVHHRVKNNLQVISSLLDLQAGQTQDAGVREVLAESQGRVRVMALIHQLLYERKNFSRVDLGQYLERLTQIVLNAYPVDPQRIALKLDVAEVYLDLERAMPCALLVNELVTNAFKYAFPGGRRGEISLSLKAHGDREALLTVRDNGVGLPVGLDITQAASLGLQLVPLFVDQMHGSLRVEPGPGACFELRFPTGGG, from the coding sequence GTGGACAACCGCGCCAATATCCTGTTGGTGGACGACAAGCCACAAAACCTGGATGTGCTCGAGAGCATTCTGGATTCGCCGGCTTACCGGTTGCTCCGTGCACAGGACGCCAACCAGGCGTTGGGGACGATCCTCGCCCACGACATCGCCGCCGTTGTGCTGGACGTCGAGATGCCGGAGATGAGCGGCTTGGAGCTCGCGCGGATCATCAAGAGCCGGAAGAAAACCCGACATATCCCGATCCTCTTCCTCACTGCCCAGTTTCACGAGGACCAAGATATTCTCAAGGGCTACGGAGCGGGTGCCGTGGATTACCTCACCAAGCCCGTCAACGCGCAGATCCTTACATCCAAGGTGGCGGTCTTCGCGGACCTCTTCCGCAAAACCCAAGCGCTGGCCGCGGCCAACCGCGCCTTGGAGATCGAGGTCACCGAGCGCAAGCAGGCGGAAGAAAGGATGGCCGCCGCGCTGCGGGAGAAAGAGACCCTGCTGAAAGAGGTCCACCATCGGGTCAAGAACAACCTGCAGGTCATCTCCAGTCTCCTGGATCTGCAGGCCGGGCAGACCCAGGACGCGGGCGTCCGTGAGGTGCTGGCCGAGAGCCAGGGCCGCGTGCGGGTCATGGCCCTCATCCACCAACTCCTGTACGAGCGGAAAAATTTCTCGCGGGTCGATCTGGGCCAGTACCTGGAACGCTTGACCCAAATCGTGCTCAATGCGTATCCGGTGGATCCGCAACGCATTGCGTTGAAGCTTGACGTGGCCGAGGTGTACCTGGATCTAGAGCGAGCAATGCCCTGCGCGCTCCTCGTCAACGAGCTCGTGACCAACGCCTTCAAATACGCCTTCCCCGGCGGCCGGAGGGGAGAGATCAGCCTCTCCTTGAAGGCGCACGGGGACCGGGAGGCGTTACTCACCGTCCGGGACAACGGCGTGGGTCTGCCCGTGGGGCTGGATATAACCCAGGCGGCATCACTCGGCTTGCAACTCGTGCCGCTGTTCGTGGACCAGATGCATGGGAGCTTGCGCGTCGAGCCGGGGCCGGGCGCCTGCTTTGAGCTGCGCTTCCCGACCGGCGGGGGATAA